TTCGAAAGAAGGCGCTAAACAACTTGGCGGTTTCGGGAGCATAGGTAAATTGTTCCCTCCGATGTGGGACTGGCAAACTTTCTGGACAATGACCGCATTTCTTTCTGTTATCCTGGCATTTATGAACTTTCTGCCAATTCCGGCGCTGGATGGAGGTTATGTTTTGTTTCTGCTTTACGAAATGTTTTCCGGGCGTAAACCAAACGATAAGTTCCTTGAGTATGCTCAAACAGCCGGCATGATGTTGCTTTTTGTGCTGATCATTTTTGCCAACGGAAACGATATTTTTAGAGCGATATTTAAATAAAGTTTATCTCGCCAAAGGCGAGATAAACCTCAAACTCTTTAAACTTTTAAATAAACGATGCAACCAACAGTACTTTGCTATCCCAAATGCGGAACCTGCCAAAAAGCCGAAAAATGGTTGAAAACAAGCGGAATAGCATATATTTATCGACCTATAAAAGAAGAAAATCCATCGAAGACCGAATTGTCTGAATGGATAAAGAAGAGCGGGTTGCCTGTCAGTAAGTTTTTCAACACAAGCGGTTTACTTTACAAAGAGCAAAACATGAAAGACAAAGTAAAAACTTTGACTGAAAATGAATTGATCGATATTTTAGCTTCAAACGGATTAATGGTGAAACGTCCCGTTTTGCTTGCGGGCGAAAAAGTGTTGGTCGGATTCAAGGAAGAAGAATGGAAAAAGCTGTTGAGCAAATAATTCTCACATTACCCCATTCTTATATCATTTACTTGTGCAGTTTCTGCACATTTCATATTGTTTCCGGTTTTCGAGAATTGATTCTCTGAAATCGGAAGCTTTTTTATTGTGCCAAATTGAAGAGAAACTTTGATTTTCAATATTGCTAAAAGCATGTTCGGAGTTTTTATCAAAACAACAAGGAATCAAATCACCTTTGGCATTGACCACAGCTCCGCTCCACAGGCGCAGGCAACGATTTTCCAATGTGTTTTTTATGTGGTATTTTCCATCATTGTCCATTTTATACCGTGCATATTTGTCAATCGAAGTTAATAATTCATGCCCGTTCTCAAAATTGTATAACTGAGCCGTTTTGAAAACCAAACGATCAGCATGGAGTGACTTGGCGAGCATCTTCATGTCTCGCATT
This sequence is a window from Endomicrobiales bacterium. Protein-coding genes within it:
- a CDS encoding site-2 protease family protein is translated as SKEGAKQLGGFGSIGKLFPPMWDWQTFWTMTAFLSVILAFMNFLPIPALDGGYVLFLLYEMFSGRKPNDKFLEYAQTAGMMLLFVLIIFANGNDIFRAIFK
- a CDS encoding arsenate reductase family protein codes for the protein MQPTVLCYPKCGTCQKAEKWLKTSGIAYIYRPIKEENPSKTELSEWIKKSGLPVSKFFNTSGLLYKEQNMKDKVKTLTENELIDILASNGLMVKRPVLLAGEKVLVGFKEEEWKKLLSK